From Chelatococcus sp. YT9, a single genomic window includes:
- a CDS encoding helix-turn-helix transcriptional regulator, with product MYGNPQRRSANDVQELRREAGRWLKQRREACNLSQRDLSTLVGTDYYTFISQLETGRGRIPPDRYRVWAEALQMEPKEFVRQILRFYDPATYEILFEEA from the coding sequence ATGTACGGAAATCCGCAGAGGCGCAGCGCCAATGACGTGCAGGAGCTCAGACGCGAAGCCGGCCGCTGGCTGAAGCAGCGTCGCGAGGCGTGTAATCTGTCGCAGCGTGATCTCTCTACGCTTGTCGGCACGGACTACTATACCTTCATCTCCCAGCTTGAGACCGGCCGGGGACGTATCCCTCCGGATCGATACCGGGTTTGGGCGGAGGCTCTGCAGATGGAGCCGAAGGAGTTCGTGCGGCAGATCCTCAGGTTCTATGATCCCGCCACTTACGAGATTCTCTTCGAGGAAGCCTGA
- a CDS encoding DUF4214 domain-containing protein produces MTLPADVVIQRYEGILRSTPSEAQVAAYADSPSVEALDNALLAAATVTVDPVVRLYQAVFGRVPDSDGLDFWVAQYNGGQGLTLPELASAFGDSGEFESQYGGLSNSEIVGRLYANVLGRPGDAAGIAFWTEVLNNGGSLAEVIVGFSQSPEFIESTEPYVEGFLLAAADGEGIYTGSLFDVLTTVYDLTVQADHIVGTGSDEIFSAPLKTGLDGLFATQTLQGVDVLDGGDGHDILKAELNGFTGIGGSDDPSIKNIEEFQLTSRDNDAELDMTRVEGVEEVRNVNSTRDLDVYEIQNSVLLGLDNVSGNTTFYASYAADALGSDHAAQAVEINKVGKDEDNRTELHVHANGDDVITDLALTVTGDNYLQINYGLHGTVENLTIDGDGDLNVRGNWFQQQWDSLKTLDASTMSGDLDIDLRGSEVLESVETGSGDDRVVVNGANFDGEDILIDLGAGDNEFALAKVYDDGDINALDFTGTTLVGFNGVLEFVDDISLGGDATLDLDGIGDQVTTLDFTFVDGNGNWLTLANTVDVLTIDSEFGIEDLSLNVGDVADLTVKSFDGTIDIDALSGAALTTLKIETSDLLNGNVWVDVDGGDDVASLQNVDVAAAADAAVEFDASAPGEDLDALRNVNVVAGGDAYLEFEGVAGVPYDPGTQEVATFTVNVTGVNVGAGLGETSQTSGQIVLSSQGFPGGSIIVPYATSFANPFGFGIGPTSPLHDQGVAQDIVDYLNTNLSSLLTATRNGADVEIVWNDVGNQGDVTSFPLAISQGTWTNPVINTVQGTPEVPLVLPEGFDSLETVNVEGGQDADAHIHDVVGSFTFTATAGVDSDVQFINTGVVTAAIAAGNDVDVDVYGSTSGNAGLISLSVVAGNNANVELADDLASFTTLDVSGVVANLTVDASDALYGATAVEYHLGATDFVNFTAEDLYATREIFTFDGAGVGDITIDFFEGGNTATSDRIDLSVFGVTSAGQLSFVNDGVDLHITSITGAFAGEITLVGLGADANDVSQFNIIYA; encoded by the coding sequence ATGACACTTCCTGCTGATGTCGTCATTCAGCGCTACGAGGGGATCCTCCGGTCCACTCCGTCCGAGGCGCAGGTCGCCGCCTATGCGGACAGCCCCAGCGTCGAAGCGCTCGACAACGCTCTTCTGGCTGCGGCTACGGTTACGGTCGATCCAGTCGTTCGCCTTTACCAGGCCGTCTTCGGCCGCGTGCCGGATTCCGACGGTCTTGATTTCTGGGTCGCCCAGTATAATGGCGGCCAGGGCCTGACCCTCCCCGAGCTCGCCAGCGCCTTCGGCGATTCCGGCGAATTCGAGTCCCAATATGGTGGCCTGTCCAACTCCGAGATCGTCGGTCGTCTCTACGCGAACGTTCTCGGCCGTCCGGGTGACGCCGCTGGCATCGCCTTCTGGACCGAAGTCCTGAACAACGGCGGCTCGCTCGCCGAAGTCATCGTCGGCTTCTCCCAGTCGCCGGAATTCATCGAGTCGACCGAGCCTTATGTCGAGGGCTTCCTCCTCGCCGCGGCCGATGGCGAAGGCATCTACACGGGTTCGCTGTTCGACGTTCTCACGACGGTCTACGACCTGACCGTCCAGGCTGACCACATCGTCGGCACGGGCAGCGACGAGATTTTCTCCGCGCCGCTCAAGACCGGCCTTGACGGGCTTTTCGCCACGCAGACGCTCCAGGGCGTTGACGTGCTCGACGGCGGTGACGGACACGACATTCTCAAGGCCGAGCTCAACGGCTTTACCGGCATCGGTGGCTCTGACGATCCGTCGATCAAGAACATCGAAGAGTTCCAGCTCACGTCACGTGACAACGACGCCGAACTCGACATGACCCGTGTCGAAGGCGTGGAAGAAGTCCGCAACGTCAACTCGACGCGCGACCTCGACGTCTACGAGATCCAGAACTCGGTTCTTCTTGGCCTCGACAACGTGTCTGGCAACACGACGTTCTATGCGTCGTATGCGGCCGACGCGCTCGGCAGCGACCACGCCGCGCAGGCTGTTGAGATCAACAAGGTCGGCAAGGACGAGGACAATCGCACCGAGCTGCACGTGCACGCGAACGGCGATGACGTCATTACCGATCTCGCGCTGACGGTGACCGGCGACAACTACCTGCAGATAAACTACGGGCTGCACGGCACCGTCGAGAACCTCACCATCGACGGTGACGGCGATCTCAACGTGCGCGGCAACTGGTTCCAGCAGCAGTGGGATAGCCTGAAGACGCTCGACGCGAGCACCATGTCGGGCGACCTCGACATTGACCTGCGTGGTTCCGAGGTTCTCGAGAGCGTCGAGACCGGCTCGGGCGACGACCGCGTTGTCGTGAACGGCGCCAACTTCGACGGCGAGGACATCCTCATCGATCTCGGAGCGGGTGACAACGAATTCGCGCTCGCCAAGGTCTATGACGATGGCGACATCAACGCCCTCGATTTCACCGGCACCACGCTTGTGGGCTTCAATGGCGTCCTCGAGTTTGTTGACGACATCAGTCTTGGCGGCGACGCGACGCTCGATCTTGATGGCATCGGCGACCAAGTCACAACCCTCGACTTCACCTTCGTTGACGGAAATGGAAACTGGCTCACGCTGGCGAACACCGTCGACGTGCTGACTATCGACTCCGAGTTCGGCATTGAGGATCTCAGCCTTAACGTCGGTGACGTTGCTGATCTCACGGTCAAGTCCTTTGACGGCACCATCGACATCGACGCCCTTTCTGGCGCTGCTCTGACGACGCTTAAGATCGAAACGTCGGACTTGCTGAACGGCAATGTCTGGGTGGACGTGGACGGGGGCGACGACGTTGCGTCTCTCCAGAATGTTGATGTCGCAGCTGCCGCGGACGCTGCTGTCGAGTTCGATGCCTCCGCTCCTGGCGAGGATCTCGATGCTCTTCGGAACGTCAATGTTGTAGCCGGAGGAGACGCTTACCTCGAGTTCGAAGGCGTAGCTGGCGTGCCGTACGATCCCGGCACGCAAGAAGTCGCAACGTTCACCGTTAACGTAACGGGTGTGAACGTCGGCGCTGGTCTTGGCGAAACATCTCAGACCTCGGGTCAGATCGTATTGTCAAGCCAGGGCTTCCCAGGCGGCTCAATCATCGTTCCTTATGCCACGTCTTTTGCGAACCCCTTCGGCTTCGGCATCGGACCGACCAGCCCGCTGCACGACCAGGGTGTCGCTCAGGACATCGTTGATTATCTCAACACGAATCTGAGCTCGCTGCTGACCGCGACGCGGAATGGCGCAGACGTCGAGATAGTCTGGAACGACGTAGGCAACCAGGGTGATGTTACCAGCTTCCCGCTGGCAATCTCTCAAGGAACCTGGACCAACCCCGTTATCAATACGGTTCAGGGTACGCCTGAGGTCCCGCTGGTTCTCCCCGAAGGCTTTGATAGCCTCGAGACGGTCAACGTCGAGGGCGGTCAAGATGCCGACGCACACATCCATGATGTTGTGGGCTCATTCACCTTCACGGCGACCGCTGGCGTCGACTCCGACGTTCAGTTCATCAACACCGGTGTCGTGACAGCTGCTATCGCAGCTGGCAACGATGTTGACGTGGACGTCTACGGGAGCACATCGGGCAACGCGGGCCTCATCTCGCTGAGCGTAGTTGCTGGCAACAACGCCAATGTTGAGTTGGCAGACGATCTCGCCAGCTTCACTACGCTCGACGTGTCTGGCGTTGTAGCCAACCTCACGGTTGATGCTTCGGACGCTCTCTACGGCGCGACCGCTGTTGAGTACCACCTCGGCGCGACCGACTTCGTGAACTTCACGGCTGAGGATCTCTATGCCACCCGTGAAATCTTCACATTCGATGGAGCGGGAGTCGGCGACATTACGATCGACTTCTTCGAAGGCGGCAACACTGCCACCTCCGACCGCATCGATCTGTCGGTCTTCGGCGTGACGAGCGCCGGTCAGCTGTCCTTCGTGAATGACGGCGTTGACCTGCATATCACGTCGATCACTGGTGCTTTCGCTGGTGAGATCACTCTTGTCGGTCTTGGTGCTGACGCGAACGACGTGTCGCAGTTCAACATCATTTACGCCTAA
- a CDS encoding amidase produces MSDELIGASANHVVSLLRAGEISALELVDLAATRIAAIEPSVNALPTLCLERGREQAAAIDAARKRGEPLPLLAGLPIVVKDNNDVAGVRTTSGTPLFRDRVADTSDRTVALLERRGAVPIAKSNLSELGGAQTTNAVFGATRNPYDIRLTCGGSSGGAAVALATGEAWLAHGNDLGGSLRIPAAFCNVTGLRPTPGRVPRKRLAAPFDTLAVEGPMARDVTDLALLLDAMVGYDPGDVLTNPSTEPPFLDAARAPSKPGHVAVSVDLGQLPVAQPIRAAFEIFVAMLVRAGVRTEVATPDITGALDAFLALRGASFLAAWEPFLPMHRALFPAGVLQDIERGASQSGATLAAAERYRADFYRRMIDLLDRHEFLICPATQAMPFPVETLYPASIEGVAMNTYLDWIAITAILSMTACPAIALPIGFAPDGLPIGVQIVAHPRREAALIAFGAWIERELSLPTRPIEPSRSFEGTQRSG; encoded by the coding sequence ATGTCTGATGAATTGATCGGAGCCAGCGCAAACCACGTCGTCAGTCTCCTGCGCGCGGGCGAGATATCCGCGCTCGAACTCGTCGACCTTGCCGCTACCCGTATTGCAGCGATCGAGCCTAGCGTAAATGCGCTGCCGACCCTGTGTCTCGAACGCGGACGCGAGCAGGCTGCCGCCATCGATGCGGCCCGCAAGCGCGGTGAGCCTCTCCCGTTATTGGCGGGACTGCCTATCGTGGTGAAGGACAACAACGACGTCGCCGGCGTGCGCACCACGAGTGGCACTCCACTCTTTCGAGATCGGGTCGCCGACACGTCGGACCGCACCGTCGCTCTTCTTGAGCGCCGTGGCGCGGTTCCCATCGCGAAGTCCAATCTGTCGGAGCTCGGCGGTGCCCAGACCACCAATGCGGTCTTCGGCGCGACGCGCAATCCCTATGATATCAGGCTGACTTGCGGCGGCTCCTCCGGTGGCGCAGCTGTTGCGCTCGCAACAGGCGAAGCCTGGCTAGCCCACGGCAACGATCTGGGGGGCAGCCTGCGTATTCCCGCAGCCTTCTGCAACGTCACGGGCCTTCGCCCAACGCCCGGGCGGGTGCCGCGAAAGCGCCTCGCCGCGCCTTTCGATACGCTTGCCGTGGAAGGCCCGATGGCCCGCGACGTCACCGACCTCGCGCTCCTGCTTGACGCGATGGTGGGCTATGATCCAGGCGACGTGCTGACCAATCCTTCGACGGAACCACCCTTCCTCGATGCAGCCCGCGCCCCGTCAAAGCCGGGCCATGTCGCGGTCAGTGTCGATCTCGGGCAGCTCCCCGTTGCGCAACCCATCCGAGCGGCTTTCGAAATCTTCGTCGCAATGCTCGTGCGCGCGGGGGTGCGAACGGAAGTCGCCACGCCGGATATCACCGGCGCCCTCGATGCCTTTCTCGCGCTACGAGGCGCGAGCTTCCTGGCCGCTTGGGAGCCTTTCCTTCCCATGCATCGCGCGCTCTTCCCAGCTGGCGTCTTGCAGGATATCGAACGCGGCGCCTCACAATCCGGCGCCACCCTGGCGGCCGCCGAGCGCTACCGTGCGGATTTCTACCGGCGTATGATTGATCTCCTCGATCGCCACGAGTTCTTGATCTGCCCAGCGACGCAGGCCATGCCGTTCCCGGTCGAAACGCTCTATCCTGCATCCATCGAGGGTGTGGCCATGAACACCTATCTCGACTGGATCGCAATCACCGCAATCCTTTCGATGACGGCTTGTCCGGCGATCGCCTTGCCAATCGGCTTTGCCCCGGACGGACTACCCATCGGCGTCCAAATTGTGGCGCACCCGCGACGCGAGGCGGCGCTCATCGCATTCGGCGCGTGGATCGAGCGGGAACTCAGCCTGCCAACGAGGCCGATAGAACCCAGCCGGAGCTTCGAAGGCACCCAGCGTTCCGGGTAA
- a CDS encoding SapC family protein — protein MFKTQIPLTFAQHRDLRVFESNDYSFAKAETLAPFVFDEMSDIAREYPIIFPDNKSDLPSALLGVEPGKNAYIADDGRWLATYIPAHIRRYPFLFGTVEQGEGEQKRMLVFFDPDAPHLKNPSGHPVFTPEGQLTPHMQRRLQLLEHVQKKVATTKAMVSAISSFGLLAERNLVIRKADGSGHQIKGLRVVDEKKLNHMPDAEFCALRKSGALPLIYAHLLSWANFRQGPIGGKYPDLVAKAGGNNAPFQFESDVLDLSHLS, from the coding sequence ATGTTCAAGACGCAGATTCCCCTGACTTTCGCGCAGCACCGCGATCTCCGGGTCTTCGAGAGCAACGACTACAGCTTTGCCAAAGCTGAAACGCTCGCTCCCTTCGTCTTCGACGAGATGAGCGATATCGCTCGCGAATATCCCATCATTTTCCCCGACAATAAGAGCGATCTGCCATCAGCGCTTTTGGGAGTTGAGCCCGGAAAGAACGCCTATATCGCTGACGATGGCCGTTGGCTCGCAACCTATATTCCTGCGCATATCCGACGTTACCCGTTTCTTTTCGGAACTGTGGAGCAAGGGGAAGGTGAGCAGAAGCGCATGCTTGTATTCTTCGACCCGGACGCGCCGCATCTCAAGAACCCGAGTGGTCATCCTGTTTTCACGCCTGAAGGTCAGCTGACGCCCCATATGCAGCGGCGCTTGCAGCTTCTGGAGCATGTTCAGAAGAAAGTTGCGACCACCAAGGCCATGGTGAGCGCGATTTCCTCATTTGGTCTGCTCGCGGAGCGCAACCTTGTCATTCGCAAGGCAGACGGCTCCGGTCACCAGATTAAGGGCCTCCGGGTCGTCGATGAGAAAAAGCTCAACCATATGCCGGATGCAGAGTTTTGCGCTCTCCGCAAATCCGGCGCGCTCCCCCTGATTTACGCGCATCTCCTGTCCTGGGCGAATTTCCGCCAGGGTCCGATCGGCGGAAAGTATCCCGACCTTGTGGCCAAAGCCGGTGGGAACAACGCCCCGTTCCAGTTCGAGAGCGATGTCCTCGACCTTTCGCATCTGAGCTAA